CAATATTTTTAATATTTTGACCTAATATATCTTTTCCTTTTAATATAGAGGAAAAGTTCTGATTATACCAAAGTACATCTCCAGTTACCTTTATTATAACAAGGGGAAATGGGAATTTAACAAGTGTACTTGTAGTAGCTATATCAAGTTTAGATGAGAAATCTTCTATGAATTTTTTCCATTCATTTTTCCTGAATTTTGTATTTTTTATATTATAGATTACAAGCAGCACGTACAAAGCAATAGTTATGCTGCCAATTATTATATGTCCATACAGCATTAATAATAAAATCAGCACTGCAATTATTATCATATATACTTTATTACTAGTTATAAAATAATTATAATTATCTTGCATTAAATAAAACCCCCGGTACTATTTTTTTAACTTTCTATAAGGGTCGAGTTTTCTAAAATCAAATATCATATCTATAAATCCTATAATAGTATAAAATAAAGATAATCTTGACATGGCTGTAAATATTATTATTAAGGCAGCAATCTTTTTAGACATTTTGTACTTATCTATTAAATAATATGTAATCAATGCTATCCCATCTAATAAAAGTACGAATTGAAGTATAGTCCCTGATGAATTAGCCAGATATTCTCCTATAACTATATTTTTTCTATCGAGCAGCATTCCTATAACAAGAATTAAACCAACCAATGTACCTATTCTGGTATTCATATACCATTGACCAATTGGTTTAATTTCCTTAACTTCGTATCTTAATTTTTTAAGTACAACTAACGTTACCATATAATTTAAATAAGACGAAATAAATGATAAAATTACAACCATAGCTGGAATAAGTCTCATAATATATTCTGGTGTAAATACCTTAAATATTTCTTCGATTACAGCAGCTTCACTGCTTGACATTCCAGCTCTTTTATACATATCTTTGCTTAATTCCATTGACTGCTTTAAACCTGCCAGCATTTCATTAACAAATCCATATATTCCACCTTTATTTATGAGCATAGTATAAATAAACAAATAAAATATTATTCCTAA
This genomic interval from Clostridium kluyveri contains the following:
- a CDS encoding YybS family protein, whose translation is MQGKTYNVKALAEAGIITAFTVVIVLINIYIPILSIVINFIIPIPITILYIRQNYKVTLISVAASGIFIAMLYNPISALASILLIGLTGMTLGYCIKNKKEFGNTIIFVAISFALGIIFYLFIYTMLINKGGIYGFVNEMLAGLKQSMELSKDMYKRAGMSSSEAAVIEEIFKVFTPEYIMRLIPAMVVILSFISSYLNYMVTLVVLKKLRYEVKEIKPIGQWYMNTRIGTLVGLILVIGMLLDRKNIVIGEYLANSSGTILQFVLLLDGIALITYYLIDKYKMSKKIAALIIIFTAMSRLSLFYTIIGFIDMIFDFRKLDPYRKLKK